The DNA window CATCTGTTTTTCCGTAAATATGCGGAACACCCCACTGGTCTCTAACTATAGTTGTACTTCCTTCTTCATAAACATAACTCCCGATTGCTTTAGTTTGAAACAAAAAGAAAGCAAGTATTGAAATTAAACTACATCTGATTAACATGAATAAAATTGTAAGTTCTAAAAAAAGGATTTAAGTTCTGAAGCAGGTTTTAGTTAAAAATAGTTGCCTTAAAGATAAAAACTAGTTTCAGATTTAATCAAGCAATTCAATTTTTTACCAAAAAAAAGAGCTGCCAAATTTGACAGCTCTTTTAAAAATTTTCAATGAATTCTAATAGCGGTAATAATCCGGTTTGTAAGGTCCTTCTACCGGCACTCCAATATATTTAGATTGCTCAGGAGTAAGTTCTTCCAATACTACCCCAATTTTCATCAAATGCAGTCTGGCTACTTTTTCGTCCAAATGCTTTGGTAAAGTATAAACTTCATTTTTATACTCATCATTGTTATTCCACAATTCCATTTGAGCCAAAGTTTGGTTAGTAAATGAATTTGACATAACAAATGACGGGTGGCCGGTTGCACAACCTAAGTTCACCAATCTGCCTTCCGCTAAAAGAATAATATCTTTTCCGTTAATGGTATATTTATCAACCTGTGGTTTGATATTATCTTTTGAATCTCCATGGTTTGCATTTAACCATTCAACATCAATTTCATTATCAAAATGGCCAATATTACAAACAATGGCTTTGTCTTTCATTTTCATAAAATGATCGCCATGAATGATATCTTTGTTTCCTGTTGCCGTTACAACTATATCTGCTTCTTCAACAGCATCTATCATTTTTTTCACTTCAAAGCCATCCATAGCTGCCTGTAAAGCACAAATTGGATCTATCTCAGTTACTATAACTCTTGCTCCTGCTCCTCTTAAACTTTCAGCAGAACCTTTTCCAACATCTCCGTATCCGCCAACAACAGCAACTTTTCCGGCAATCATAATGTCCGTTGCTCTTCTGATTGCATCTAC is part of the Chitinophagaceae bacterium genome and encodes:
- a CDS encoding adenosylhomocysteinase; this encodes MIDTKLNYKVKDITLADWGRKEISLAEAEMPGLIALREEYGNSKPLKGARIAGCLHMTIQTAVLIETLIHLGAEVRWASCNIFSTQDHAAAAVAKAGVPVFAWKGLTEEEYDWCIEQTLFFGNEERPLNMILDDGGDLTNIVLDKYPEMIKSLKGISEETTTGVLRLYERMKKGTLPVPCINVNDSVTKSKFDNKYGCRESLVDAIRRATDIMIAGKVAVVGGYGDVGKGSAESLRGAGARVIVTEIDPICALQAAMDGFEVKKMIDAVEEADIVVTATGNKDIIHGDHFMKMKDKAIVCNIGHFDNEIDVEWLNANHGDSKDNIKPQVDKYTINGKDIILLAEGRLVNLGCATGHPSFVMSNSFTNQTLAQMELWNNNDEYKNEVYTLPKHLDEKVARLHLMKIGVVLEELTPEQSKYIGVPVEGPYKPDYYRY